In a genomic window of Arvicanthis niloticus isolate mArvNil1 chromosome 8, mArvNil1.pat.X, whole genome shotgun sequence:
- the Znf367 gene encoding zinc finger protein 367, whose translation MIRGAPTPMAEPPPVIFCHDSPKRVLVSVIRTTPATPPCSSVGEPEPPPPLVPTSPGFSDFMVYPWRWGENAHNVTLSPGAAGGVVSTGLPAAAELPTLRGAPPSSASVAAVSGGEDEEEASSPDSGHLKDGIRRGRPRADTVRDLINEGEHSSSRIRCNVCNRVFPREKSLQAHKRTHTGERPYLCDYPDCGKAFVQSGQLKTHQRLHTGEKPFVCSENGCLSRFTHANRHCPKHPYARLKREEPTDTLSKHHSTDNKAAAEWLAKYWEMREQRTPTLKGKLVQKADQEQQDPLEYLQSDEEDDEKSGAQRRLQEQRERLHGALALIELANLTGAPLRQ comes from the exons ATGATCCGCGGCGCCCCGACACCCATGGCGGAGCCGCCGCCGGTCATCTTCTGCCACGACTCCCCGAAGCGCGTACTGGTATCGGTCATCAGGACCACGCCGGCAACGCCTCCGTGCAGCAGCGTGGGGGAGCccgagccgccgccgccgctcgtCCCCACTAGCCCCGGCTTCAGCGACTTCATGGTGTACCCGTGGCGCTGGGGTGAGAACGCGCATAACGTGACGCTCAGCCCGGGGGCGGCGGGCGGCGTCGTTTCGACCGGACTGCCCGCGGCGGCTGAACTCCCGACGCTGCGGGGTGCCCCGCCATCCTCTGCCTCGGTGGCCGCCGTGTCGGGCggggaggacgaggaggaggcgAGCAGCCCAGACAGCGGCCACCTCAAG GATGGAATCCGACGTGGAAGGCCCAGAGCAGACACTGTTCGGGATTTAATCAATGAAGGAGAGCACTCATCTAGCAGGATCCGCTGTAATGTCTGTAACAGGGTATTTCCCAGGGAGAAGTCACTCCAGGCCCACAAAAGGACTCATACAG GTGAGAGACCTTATCTGTGTGACTATCCAGACTGTGGGAAAGCCTTTGTTCAAAGCGGACAGCTCAAAACCCACCAACGTCTACACACCGGAGAGAAGCCTTTTGTCTGTTCAGAAAATG GCTGCCTAAGCAGATTTACCCACGCAAACCGCCATTGTCCAAAGCACCCTTATGCCCGGCTGAAGAGAGAAGAGCCAACGGACACACTCAGCAAACACCACTCTACGGACAACAAGGCTGCTGCTGAGTGGCTGGCAAA GTACTGGGAGATGAGAGAGCAACGCACCCCCACCCTCAAAGGCAAGCTAGTTCAGAAGGCTGATCAAgagcagcaagaccctctggAGTATCTCCAGTCTGATGAGGAGGACGACGAAAAGAGTGGCGCCCAGCGCCGGCTGCAGGAGCAACGAGAGAGGCTGCATGGGGCCCTGGCCCTCATTGAGCTGGCCAATCTGACAGGAGCACCACTGCGCCAGTAG